The region CGGTTTCCTGGGAGCGGTCCACGGGCTTGTGCGGTCGCTGGGGCAGAAATCCGGCATGAGTCCGGGGCCGTCCCAGAGCCTGATCCAGCAGACTCAGCGCGGTTTTGCGGGCCTCCGGGGTATTGCCCTCGTCGCGCAGCAGGCGGTAGGCCTTGACCGTGTAGTAGACGTAATGCGGCCCCTTCTTGCGGCCCTCGATCTTCCAGGCCCGCACCCTGGGCACGTCCTGGAGCGGACGGGCCAGCACGTCCAGGGACAGGTCCAGGCAGGAGAAGAGCCGCTCCGGCTTGCCCTTGGGGCCTTGCCGATAGAGGCGGCGGCAGGGCTGTACACAGCGGCCGCGCAGACCGCTCTTGCCGCCCAGCCAACTGCTCCACCAGCAACGGCCGGAGACGCAGTAGCAGAGGGCGCCGTGGACGAAGACCTCCAGGTCCAGCCCGGCAGGGCAGGAGGAAGCCAACATCTTGATCTCGTCCAGGCTCAGTTCGCGGGGCAGGACCACGCGGCTGGCTCCCAGTTCCGCCGCAGCCCGCAGGGACGCGCCGTGGGTCAGGTTGGCCAGTGTGGAGAGGTGGATTTCGCCGGAAAAGCCGGTCTGTCGGGCCAGATTCACCAGCCCCAGATCCTGGACGATGATCGCGTCCGGCCGTACAAGGCGGTTCAGCCGGTCCAGCAGGCGGCCCGCGGCCTCGGGATCGCCGGGCTTGAGCAGGGTGTTCATGGCCACATAGACCCGGGCGTTCCGGTCGTGGGCCAGGTTTGCCAGCCGGGACAGTTGGCTGATAGAGAAGTTCTCGGCCTGCATGCGGGCCGAGAAATGCTTGAGGCCCAGGTAGATGGCGTCGGCTCCGGCCGCCAGGGCGGCCAGGAAGGCCGGAACGTCGCCGGCCGGAGCCATGATTTCGGGTGTCGTATTATTCATTCTTGCCGGAAGGGTTGTTCATGACGCGACGGACATGCCGCGAGTTGACGGTAGGGGAACTGACCCCGCTTGGTCAATCGGAAAGACCGGGGGAATTTTATCGGCTGCGCCTGCTCGGTCCAGGATTCGATGACTGGAAGCCCGGGCAGTTCGTCATGCTCCGGCCGTCGTGCTGGGACTTGGAGCTCTTGTGGGGGCGGCCGTTTTCCCTGGCCGGAGCGGACGAGGAGGGCATCTCCGTGTTTTTCCAAGTGGTGGGCCGGGGGACGAAGCGTCTGGCCGGTCTCGCCCCCGGCGACAGGGTCTCGGTCTGGGGTCCGTTGGGCAACGGCTTCGCCCTGGAGTCCGACACGCGCACCCTGCTGCTGGCAGGGGGAGTCGGGCTGGCCCCGTTCCTGGGCTACGCCGCCGCGCATCCAGCGCCCGGGAAACTGGAGTTGCTTTTCGCCCACCGGCTCCCCCTGAGCTGCTATCCCTATGCGGAAATGGCCGCGCGTCTACGCGTCGAGGCCATCCACGAGGCGACCCCGGCGGACCTGCCCCGGATCATCGCGGGGATCACGGAAAAAATCGCGGAATACGCCCCAGACGGATTGGTGCTGGCCTGCGGCCCCACGCCGTTCCTGCGCACCGTGCGCCAGGCCGCCTTGGATCACGGGGTTCGGGCCCAAGTGTCCCTGGAGAACCGCATGGCCTGCGGCGTGGGCGCCTGTCTGGGCTGTGTCTGCCGGGACGGCCTGGGGCATCATGTCCAGGTATGCACCCAGGGACCGGTGTTCTGGGCTGGCGACGTACAGCTCTAGGAGGCGCGGCATGGACCTGACGACGACCATAGCGGGTTTGCGGCTCAAGAATCCCGTGCTCACCGCCTCGGGCACCTTCGGCTTCGGCCTGGAATTCGAGGATTACGGCGACCTGCGCGAATTGGGCGGCATCGTGGTCAAGGGGCTCTCGCTCAAGCCCCGTGAAGGCAACCCCATGCCGAGGCTGGCCGAGACGCCGTGCGGCATGCTCAACGCCATCGGCATCCAGAATCCCGGCGTGGAATGCTTCCTCAAGGAGAAGCTGCCGCGCCTGCCTTGGCGCGAGACCGCGATCATCGCCAACCTCTATGCCTGCGGGGAGGAGGAGTTCGGCGAGCTGGCGGGAGTGCTTTCGGCCGAGGAAGGTGTGGCGGCCCTGGAGGTCAACGTCTCCTGCCCCAACGTCAAGGAGGGCGGCGCGGCCTTCGGCCAGGATCCGGTCCAGATCGGACGGGTGACGGAGTCGGTGAAGAGGCGGGCCGGAAGCAAGCCGGTCATCGTCAAACTCTCGCCGAACGTCACGGACATCACGGCCTGCGCCCGGGCCGCCGAATCGGCCGGGGCCGACGCCCTTTCGGCCGTGAACACGCTCCTGGGCATGGCCGTGGACGCCCGCACCCGCCGTCCACGCCTGGCCAACGTGGTGGGCGGCCTCTCGGGACCGGCCATCAAGCCAGTGGCCCTGCGCTGCGTGTTCCAATGCGTCCGGGCGGTCGGCATCCCGGTCATCGGCCTGGGCGGCATCGCCTCGGCCGATGACGCCTTGGAATTTCTGCTGGTGGGCGCGACGGCGATCCAGGTGGGCACGGCCAACTTCCTGCGCCCCGACTTCGCCTTCGGGCTGGCCCGAGAATTGCCGGAGGCATTGGCCTCGGCGGGCGCATCCAACCTTTCGGAATACCGAGGAGGGCTGATCCTGCCGGATTGAAATGCCCTTCGACCTCTTGCCAGGAAAACGGAATTGTATTAGGTAGACCTTCCTCTTGCGGAGAGGTGTCCGAGTTGGCTGAAGGAGCACGCCTGGAAAGTGTGTGTACCTTTACGGGTACCGGAGGTTCAAATCCTCTCCTCTCCGCCACATAGCTTTTCAGGGAAGCCGGACGGCGGGTGATTCGAGAACCCCGTCAGGTCCGAAAGGAAGCAGCGGTATCGCCTGATCCCGGGTGTCCGGCTTCCCTTGAATAAGGGCGCGTTGCACGACTCGCCCTTATTTTTTTTCTTTTCCTCTGCATCCCTTCCCACGTTGTCCACCGCCGCATGGCGGTGTTTCTTTTTTTAAACCCGTGCTTGACGCATGACATTTTTTTTGAAAATGTGTGCATTCATGTGTGATGAACTGTCCAATCGTATGTTCACGAGACATCAAGACGCGGAGGTGCACCTGTGAAACGAATTATCTCCACCCTCTCCGCGGCCGCGCTCCTGCTGGGCGTGGCCGCCACCGCCTGGGCCCACTTCGGCATGGTCATTCCGAACAAGCCCATGCTGGCCCAAGGCGACAAGGCCGTGGACCTGACCATCTCCTTCTCTCATCCCATGGAAATGGTGGGCATGGACATGGTCAAGCCCAAGAATTTCGCCGTGTACGTCGACGGCAAGCCGCAAGATCTGCTGGGTAGTCTGACCGAGACCAAGGTCATGGACCACAAGGCCTGGAAGGCCAGTTATGCGGTGAAGAAGCCCGGCGTGTACATTTTCGCGGTGGAGCCCCAGCCCTATCCCGAACCGGCCGAAGACAACTACATCATTCACTACACCAAGACCGTGGTGGCCGCCTTCGGCGACGAGGACGGCTGGGACGCCGATCTGGGCCTCAAGGCCGAGATCGTGCCGCTGTCCCGTCCCTTCGGCAATTACGCGGGCAACGTCTTCCAGGGCGTGGTCAAGTTCAAGGGCAAGCCCGTGCCCAACTGCGACGTGGAAGTGGAGATGTACAACAAGGACGGCAAGTACGAGGCCCCCACCGAGTACATGGTCACCCAGGTGGTCAAGACCGACCAGAACGGCGTGTTCACCTATGCCTGCCCCAAGGCGGGGTGGTGGGGTTTCGCCGCCCTGAACGCCGACGATGAGAAGATCAACGGCAAGGAAGTGGAAGTTGGCGCGGTTCTCTGGATATACATGCACGACTTCAAGACCAAGAAGTAACTGATCCGTTTTCGGATTGAATGCGAAAAAGCCGGGAACCCCCGGCTTTTTCTTTTTTTGTCAGGGATTCCAAAGTGTTCATTCTCCAGGCCGCCAAGCGACAGGAAGACGCTGTCTAATCTTCGGGCAAATGCCCACTTTTTCTTTACAAATCGTATCGGATCATATAGTTAGCCATGCAAGCGAATACTCGCACCTTGAGGGCCTGTCCCGAGTCCTCCCGCGGGATTTCGCTTTCCATAGTCATTTCGGCGGTCGCCGCCAGTTCGTGATGGATCGCTATGATTCAGGAATGCGCAGGCCCGAGGAGGGGGAAAGACGATGAGAATGTGGAGGGGGGGGCGGCCGTCCTGGCTGTTCATGTGCATGTTCGTTTGCATTTTGGCCGTGCCCGGGGTTGTCCGGGCCGCCGGTTTCGCCCTGTATGAATACAGCGCCAGGGGGAACGCCATGGGCGGTGCTTTGGCCGCCACCCAACGCCCCGACGCGTCGGCCATAGCCTTCAATCCTGCCACCCTGGCCCTGATGAGCAAGCCGCAGGCCGTGGCGGGCGTGACCTTCATCACGCCGTCGGCCACCGTCGTGCGGAACGGTGTGGACCAGAAGCTCAAGGATCAGACCTTCGCGGTCCCGCATGCGTATTACGTTCAACCCGTGAACGAGGACGTGGTTCTGGGCATAGGCGAATTCACCCGTTTCGGTCTGGGCACCAAATATCCCTACGACTGGGCGGGCGCGGCCAAAATGTACGACGTGCTCTTCGAATCCTATTCCGTGGCTCCCACCGTGGCTTTCCGTTGTTCGGACGCCTTGAGCATCGGCGTGGGACTGGAGGTCATGAAGGCCGGCGTGGACATCTGGCGGCACATCACGTTTGGCGGCAGTGACTTCGACATGCATCTGCAGTCCGAGGGCGTGGCCATCGGCGCCAACATTTCCGCTCTGTACAAGTTCAACGAGGAGTGGGCCGCGGGCCTTGTCATCCGAACGCCCATGGATCTCTATGGTTCAGGCTCGGTGAGCTACTCCGGCACCAGGGCGGCGCCGTTCAACGCCTATCAGGAAGGCGGCATGAGCATGACCACCACTCTGCCCGACAGCTACACCTTGGCCGTGAGTTGGACGCCCAACGAACGTTTCAGCGTGGAGGCCGGGGCCACCTTCACCCGCTGGGAGCAATACAACAATTTCAATTACGATTTCGACAACAATCCGCCCGCCGACACCACGGACTGGAAGTACTGGCGCAACGTTTGGCGTCTCAACGTGGGCCTGGAATACTGGGCCATGGATTGGCTGGCCCTGCGGGCCGGTTATGTCTGGGACCAGGAACCCATCCGCGACGGCCATGAGGACTACATGGTGACCGCCAACGACCGCCAGTTGGTCACCGGCGGTCTTGGCTTCAAGTGGGATGATCTGACCTTGGACCTCTCCTACCAGTTCCTCTGGGCCAGGGATCGCGACAACTTCGCGATTTCGGAGCCGTTCGCCACGCCCAATGTGAGCTTCAAGAACAACCGCACACACCTCATCGGCGCGACCGTCGGCTATACGTTCTAATCTAATCCACTGCCCAGGATCATGTGCGGGGGGACCGAATGGTCCCCCCGTTTTCTTTCCAGCGAACCCGTGCTAGCTCTCAAGCTTCGAACCGGATCGGCATGGAACCCCAGATGATCAGCGCCAGCACTCTCGGCTTCTCCTACGACGATACGCCCGCCCTGCACGACGTGAGCTTCGGCGTCGCGGCGGGAAATCTCGTGCTCCTGGCCGGGGCCAACGGCAGCGGCAAGTCCACGCTTTTAGCCGTTCTCGCCGGTCTGGCAAGCCCAGGCGCCGGTCTGCTGCGCGTGGCCGATCTTCGGCTTCCGGGCCAGGAGCGCGCGTTACGGCGCATCAGCCGTCTCGTAGTCCAGGATGCCGATCTCCAGATCCTTGGGGCCACGGTGGGTGAAGATCTCATGTTGGGGCGATCCGCCACGGATGAGGCCATGGTCCGCTCCATGGCCGGGCGTTTCGACCTGGCCGGGGCCTGGGATCAGCCCGCGCACACGTTGTCCTGGGGCATGCGGCGAAAGCTCTGTCTGGCGGCGGCCTTGCTTGACGATCCGCGCCTGTTGCTCCTGGACGAGCCTTTCGCCGGTCTGGACTATCACGGGACGCTGGAGATGCGGCGCATCCTTACCGAAAATCGCCGGAAAAGTCTGACCCAGGTGGTTGCGGTCCATGACCTGGACCCGGTGGCCGATCTGGCCGACCAGATGCTCGTGCTCGACCGGGGGCGGCTGGTCCTGTCCGGTCGGCCCGCCGCCGTCATGGATGGGGTGCGGACCCATGGCGTACGTCCGCCGTGCTCCTGGCTGGCGGGAAGAGGGCTTGTCCCCTGGGACGACGGGTATGGCTGAGGCCGCGCGGCGTTTGCACGGCCTGGACCCCCGGCTCAAGCTCGGCTGGGCGCTGGCCGCGGGCTGGTTCATCTGGCGTGGCGGCGCGTTCGGGCTGGCGGCCTGGATCGTGGCGCTGTCGATTCTGGCGGTGTTCTTGCGCCCGTTCTGGCGGGGCATGTCCGGCATCTGGCGGAGCGGGGTGCTTTTCGCGTTGTTCTGGGGGGCGCTCAAGGCCGGACTTTTGTGGCTGGACGACCTGCCGTTCCCTGATATTCTGGGACAGGCGTCCCTCCTGACCATGCGGCTCTTCGCCTTGGTGCTGTTGGGCCTGACCCTGGCCTTGTCCACCCCGCCGAGACAGTGCGGTCTGGCCCTGTCCTGGACCGGACGGCCTCTTCTTGGCCGCCGATCCTGGGAACCGGCCTTGGCCTTGACGCTCATGATTCATTTTCTGCCGCAATGTTGGCGCGTCATGAGCGCGGTACGCCGTAGCCTGGAGCAGCGTTGCCGCCGTGTGTCGTTCATGCGCCGCTGGACCTTGTTCGCCTCGGCCGTATTGCGGGCGTTGGGACGGCGGACCTGGGAACAGACTCTGGCAGTGGCCTCGCGGGGCTTGGACGAGCCTCAAGCCTGGGCGGCGGGATTCGACCCGCCGGACCGGAGCTGGTTGAAGGCGGCGATGTTGCTGGCGCTACTCGGCGCGTTGTCGTTTTTGTGAAAACGACAGCACGGCCAGGGAGAGGAGCAGCAGGCCGCTGTCGCGCAGCATGGCCAGGGAAAGGCTGCCCGAGGCCGAAGGGTCCGTGCTGAAACAGCCGCAGACGATGTCCAGGCCGCGCCAGAGGGCCGAAGCCTCGGCCGTGAGGAACGTGGCCATGAACAGCACGCAGAGCAGGGCCGCGCCACTGGAAAGCGCGCCGACGATCAGGGCCAGGCCGCAGAGCAGCTCCAGCCAAGGCAGGAGCACCGCCAACGGAGCCACCAACGCGCCGGGCAGGATGCGGTAGTTCAGGATGATCCGCCCGAAGGCCTCGGGATGGAGCAATTTGTCCCAACAAGCGGCCAGGAAGACCAGGCCGAGGGTCACCCGGAGCAGGAGCCTGATGTGTTTCATTCCGCGCGCTCCAGGGGCCCGCGGGTCATGATCCAGCCTTCGATGCCGTTGTCCAGCACGGCCACGTCCAGGCCGTGCCGAAGCAGTTCCTCGGCCACCGCGTGGCTCGCGCCGCAGGCCATGCCGTCGCAGTAGATCACGATGGTTTTGTCCCGGGGCAGATCCCGGCCTTCACCGGCCGCCGCCTGCGCCGGTGTCAAATTGACGGCCTTGGGTACATGGGCCATGGCGAACGCATCGGGTTGGCGCGCGTCAACGAAGACGGCCCGGCCTTGCTTCAGCAGTTCCGCCGCCTGGAGCGGTGAGAGGGTCTTGAAGCGGGCGCGTGCGGCGGCGGCTTCGCGCTCCGCGAAATTTTCCAACAGCGGCAGCCCATTGGGGCGGATGGCGTTGACTCCCGCCGCCAGAGGCAGAGCCAAGAGCACCAGCAGGAGCGCTTCCCTGAACGCGCGGCGTACGGACCAACTCATGTCGGGATTCATACTGAAACGCTGGGTTTCTTGCAATGCCGCCGTTGGCGGGGTATTTTGGCGAAGATGGAGGTTCCGCCATGTTGCAGATGACCGCTGAGGAGGCCCGACGTTTTTTGGAAAGCCGCGCGGCCGAGGAGCATGTCCTGGTGGATGTCCGGCAGCCCTTCGAATATCAGGAATTCCATCTGCCGGGAGCGCGTCTCATCCCCCTGGGGGAATTGCCGGAACGTGCGGGTGAACTCAAGCGGGACAAGCTGGTGCTGGTGTATTGCCGTTCAGGAAGCCGCAGCGTGGCCGCCGCCGGTCTGCTGGAGGGCCTGGGATTCTCCCGAGTGATCAACCTGCAGGGCGGTATCGCGGCTTGGCAGGGCGGCGTGGCCATCGGTCCTGGCCATCAGGGGCTGAATTTCTGCCTTGTTGCGGCGGACAAGGGAGATGTGCTCCTTCTGGCTTGCGGCATGGAGATGATCCTGCAGGAATTTTACGAAGATCTCATGGCTCGGGCCGAAAGCCAGGACGTTCGCCTGGCTTTTCGGCAATTGGCCGGTTTCGAGGTGCGGCACCGGGAGCGGCTCTACCGTCTTCATGTCAAGGAGGATGCCGGGGCTCAGGACAGGGCGTCCTTCGAGGATCAGGCTCGGAGCCGGATCAGAAACGCGCGTGGTGAGGAAATGGCCGAAGGCGGCGTGGAGCCCGGGCATTTCTTGGAAAACATGGGCCTGCGCGCGACCCAGGCTCGGGATGCACTGGAGCTGGCCATGCAGTTCGAAGCCCAGGCCCTGGACTTTTATCTTCGTTGTTCCGAGCAGGAGCCGGCCGACGCCGAAAAGGCCAAGATGCTTTTGCAGCTCGGGCAGGAGGAGCGAGCCCATCTGCGCATGCTCGGCGGGTTGCTGGAGCGTCGTGCCGAGCGAGGCTAGGCGGCTTTCGTCCCCGTGACCTTGCGGGCCGTGAGCATACGGGCGTTGGGCAGGACGATTCCAGCCACGATGAAAGCCACGCCGAAGAGTTGCAGGGCCACCACCTGCTCACCGAGGATCAGCCCGGCCGCAGCAAGGGTGGCCACGGGTTCGAAGGTGGAGAAGATGGAGGTCCAGGCGCTGCCGATCTTTTCGATGGCCAGATAGAGCAGGGAAATGGCCACGGCAGTGGGGATGATGCCCAGGCTCAGGCCGATGCCCAGGCGCTCGAAGGAGTTCAGCTGGAGGATAGTTCCCGGGCCGTTGATCACGGTGAAGGCCAGGGCCGCGAACAGGACCACGAAGAACGTGGCCTGGAGCGGCTCTTCGTTCTTCAGCAGGAGCTGTACCGCGATGAGATAGGCGGAGAACAGGATCATGGAGGCCAGGGCGTAGAACACACCTGCGCCCGAGAGTCCCTTGAGGAAAGCGTCGTAGAAGACCAGGGCGCATCCGAGCATGACCAGGGTGAGCGAGGCGACGACGCAGCGGTCGATGCGCAGGCGGAAGATGAGGGCCGAGAGCAGGGTCACGGCCACGGGATAGAAATAGAAGACCAGGGCCGTTGTGGAGGCCGGAATCCGCTCCAGAGCCATGAAGAAGAGCACGCTCTGGAAGACATAGAACACGCAACCCAGCAGCGCGGCCTTGGCCAGGAGGCGGGGGCTTGGCCGCAGGGCGGCGGGATTGCGGATGAGCAGGACCACGGCCAGGATGAGCGCGCCGAAGGCGAAGCGGTGCTGGAGCATGCCCCATGTATCCATGCCCGCCGCGAAGCCGAGCTTGGCCATGATGGCCATCAGGCCGTAGCAGATGGCCGAAATGACGGAATAGAGCATACCCCGGATCATGAGTCCTCCCGCAAAGGAGGGGAACCTACCCCCGAAGTGACTACCCGCCAAGCTTTTTGAGCAGGATCAAGTATTCCTGGTTGCCCTTCGGGCCGCGGATGTCCGCGGCGACCCGTCCGAGGCAGGTCAAGCCCAGCCTCTCGCAGAACCGGAGAACCGTCTCCACGGCCTCTTCCCGATCCGCCTCGTCGCGCACCACTCCCTTGTCCGTGCGGCCCGGCCCCAGCTCGAACTGGGGCTTGACGAGCACGGCGGCCAGTCCGCCGGGTTTGAGAAAACGCAAACAGCCTTCCAACACGCGGGTTACGGAAATGAAGGAGACGTCGGCCGTGATGCAGTCCACGAGTTCGGGAAGAAGGGCGTCCGGAGGCTCTTTGAGGTTGACCCGCTCCAGAACCACAACGCGCGGATCCTGGCGCAGCTTCCAGTGCAACTGGCCGTAGCCCACGTCCGCGGCGTAGACGCGGACCGCGCCGTGCTGGAGCAGGCAGTCGGTGAATCCGCCGGTGGAGGCTCCGGCGTCCAGACAAATCATGCCCGAGGGGTCGAAGCCCAATCGTTCGACGGCCGTGAGCAGCTTGAAACCGCCTCGGCTGACGAAGCGTTCCACACCCTCCACCAGCAGTTCGGCATCGGCCGGGAGCATCTGGCCGGGCTTGGCGATGGGCGTCTTCTGCCCGCGTTCGATGACGAAGGCCTGGCCCGCCATGACGAGGCGCTTGGCCTTTTCGCGACTTTCGGCCAGGCCCCGCAGCGCCAGGAGCTGGTCGGCCCGCTCCCGCGCGGCCATCAGCGTTTCGTCAGGCCCAGACGCCGGACTACGTTGACGGCGGCCTTGGCCGTATATTCCTCCGGGCTCAGGGAGGCCTTGTCCTCGGGCTGGAGGATCAATTCGGGGCGGTTGGCCAGGGTCGGATCGGGCGTGATTCCGAACTCCGCCGGGAAGGTGTTGTCGAAATACTGCTGCTGGAAGCCCACGAATTTCAGGTGATGGGCCGTGGCGTCCAGGATGCAGGACTCGTCGTCGGAGAGCAGGCCCAGCTCCTTGGCCCGGCGAGCGCCGGCCAGGCATTCGCCGCCCTGGGTGCAGGCGATGTGGCCGTGACGGTTGGCTAGGAGCATGCCCTCGATGATGGCCTGTTCCGTGACTTGGAGCACCTGGAAGGCATTCTCGCCGCCCAGGGTCTCGTAGCGCTCGGCGAAGTGTTTCACGCGCGGGAAGGAGACCGGGTTGCCGATCATGGCCGCCTGGGCCACGCTCGGGGTCACGGGCACGGGCGCGTAGCTCCGCTTGGCCGGGTCGTCCACGGCGTAGTAGCGGTAGACCGGGTCGGCGTGGTGGGATTGCACGCCGAAGATGCGCGGCAGGGTCTCGATGACGCCAAGGTCCAGGAGCTTGAGGAAACCGGCCATGACCGCGGTGATGTTGCCGGCGTTGCCGATGGGCACGAAGACGCACTTCCCGGCCATGTCCCAGCCGTACCATTGGGCCACCTCGAAGGCGTAGGACTCCTGGCCCAGGATGCGCCAGGCGTTCTTGGAGTTGAGCAAGGCCACTCGGTAGTTGTCGGCTAGGTATTCGACCACCTTCATGCAATCGTCGAAGACCCCGGGAACTTCCAGGACGATGGCCCCGCTGCCCAGGGGTTGGGCCAGCTGCTGCGGAGTGACCTTGCCGTGGGGCAGGAGGACCACGCTCTTGATCGGGCCGCCGACGTAGGCGGCGTAGAGGGCCGCCGAAGCCGAGGTGTCGCCCGTGGAGGCGCAGACCGTGAGCACCTGGTCCCAACCCTGACGGCGGATGCAGTTGCGCAGATAGCTGAAGGCGCAGGCCATGCCCCGGTCCTTGAAGGACGCGCTCGGATTCTGGCCGTCGTTCTTGTAGGCCGTGCGCAGACCCGTGATCTCCCGCAGGGCCGGGCTGGATTCCACGATGGGCGTGTTGCCCTCGCCCAGGCAGACGATGTCCTCGGGCTCCAGCACTGGGGCCATGAGTTCGTAGAAGCGGAAGATGCCGCGCAGGGCCGGGTTCTTGGATGCCGCGCGGGCGTCGAAGATCTCGCGCCATTCTCGGCCGGAGGTCTTCTTCAGACTGTCGAAGGTCGTGTCGCGCAGCAGGAAGACGCCGCCGCATTCTGGGCAGGTGTAGAGCAGTTCGTCGATGCCGTAGGTCTTGCCGCAGCCCAGGCAGTGGTATTCCATGACGCCGCGGTAGGAAGGAAAGTGCGGGTTCATCCGTCTTCTCCGAATTCAGTTACGGCCAGACGCGCGGCATGCTCAGGATGATCATGACCGCGCCCAGGCTCATTTTCAGGGTGGTGCCCAGGGCCTTGCCCCAGAACGCGCCCATGGCCGCGCGTCGAGCCTCGGGCAGGGCCTTGCCCTGGATGATCTCGATCAGCAGACAGCCGGTGAAGGCCCCGGCCAAGGAGCCGATGAGCGCTCCCAGGCCGAACAGGAATGGAGCTCCAAGGATCGCCCCGGCGATGGCCCCGATGATGCCGCCCAGGTTGCCCTTGGCGCTGGCCCCGTACTTGCGGGCTCCATGGGCCTGGGCCGCGAACTCGGCGGCCTCGCCCGCCAGGGCCAGGACGAGCAGCAGGCCCATGAACAGCCAGGTCATGCCCTCGGG is a window of Desulfovibrio aminophilus DSM 12254 DNA encoding:
- a CDS encoding DUF456 domain-containing protein, producing the protein MDYVWAALFLSLITAVQFLHVFGLPANWVALTLLAAWTWLHPTQPEGMTWLFMGLLLVLALAGEAAEFAAQAHGARKYGASAKGNLGGIIGAIAGAILGAPFLFGLGALIGSLAGAFTGCLLIEIIQGKALPEARRAAMGAFWGKALGTTLKMSLGAVMIILSMPRVWP
- the thrC gene encoding threonine synthase, whose protein sequence is MNPHFPSYRGVMEYHCLGCGKTYGIDELLYTCPECGGVFLLRDTTFDSLKKTSGREWREIFDARAASKNPALRGIFRFYELMAPVLEPEDIVCLGEGNTPIVESSPALREITGLRTAYKNDGQNPSASFKDRGMACAFSYLRNCIRRQGWDQVLTVCASTGDTSASAALYAAYVGGPIKSVVLLPHGKVTPQQLAQPLGSGAIVLEVPGVFDDCMKVVEYLADNYRVALLNSKNAWRILGQESYAFEVAQWYGWDMAGKCVFVPIGNAGNITAVMAGFLKLLDLGVIETLPRIFGVQSHHADPVYRYYAVDDPAKRSYAPVPVTPSVAQAAMIGNPVSFPRVKHFAERYETLGGENAFQVLQVTEQAIIEGMLLANRHGHIACTQGGECLAGARRAKELGLLSDDESCILDATAHHLKFVGFQQQYFDNTFPAEFGITPDPTLANRPELILQPEDKASLSPEEYTAKAAVNVVRRLGLTKR